The following coding sequences are from one Nitrospirota bacterium window:
- the plsX gene encoding phosphate acyltransferase PlsX, translating to MKIVLDAMGGDFAPRVTVEGAVETVNDTEDIEVILIGREDLIAEELRHKRYPPDRISVKHASQLIAMDEPISVAVRRKKDSSIRRGVEMVKKGEAHAFVSAGHSGAVMAFALLLLGTAEGVNRPAIATTMPTLKGPFVLIDAGANVDSEASNLLQFALMGNAYCGNVLGIQKPRVALLSIGEEDTKGNELTKEAFRLIKNSGLHFVGNIEGKDIFSGNVDVVVCDGFIGNVVLKVSEGLAETIMKMLKQEIADIATGRLAYLFMKPALKNFKKKTDYAEYGGAPLLGIRGTCIISHGRSSSKAIRNALKTANISARLRVDEIISSELKKNSKPSRPAAKASA from the coding sequence ATGAAGATCGTTCTTGATGCCATGGGAGGGGATTTTGCGCCCCGTGTGACAGTGGAGGGAGCGGTTGAAACTGTCAATGATACCGAGGATATCGAGGTTATTCTTATTGGCCGGGAAGATCTGATTGCAGAAGAACTGAGACATAAACGTTATCCCCCGGACAGGATTTCCGTCAAACACGCCTCCCAGCTGATAGCCATGGATGAACCAATATCCGTGGCTGTCAGACGAAAGAAGGATTCCTCGATAAGGCGGGGGGTAGAGATGGTCAAAAAAGGGGAGGCCCATGCCTTTGTAAGCGCAGGGCACTCAGGGGCAGTAATGGCCTTTGCCCTCCTGCTGCTGGGCACGGCTGAAGGGGTTAACCGGCCTGCCATAGCTACCACCATGCCAACCCTCAAGGGGCCTTTCGTACTCATCGACGCAGGGGCAAATGTTGACTCCGAAGCATCAAACCTCCTGCAGTTTGCCCTGATGGGGAATGCTTACTGCGGAAATGTCCTTGGCATACAGAAACCAAGGGTTGCACTGCTGAGCATTGGGGAGGAAGACACAAAGGGGAACGAACTTACCAAAGAGGCGTTCAGGCTTATAAAGAACAGCGGACTGCATTTTGTCGGCAATATAGAAGGCAAGGATATCTTCAGCGGCAATGTAGATGTTGTTGTATGCGATGGTTTTATCGGAAATGTGGTACTTAAGGTCAGCGAAGGCCTGGCTGAGACAATCATGAAGATGCTGAAGCAGGAGATTGCCGATATTGCCACGGGACGGCTTGCCTATCTCTTTATGAAACCTGCCCTCAAGAACTTTAAAAAGAAGACTGATTATGCTGAATATGGAGGGGCTCCTCTGCTTGGAATCAGGGGAACATGCATAATAAGTCACGGGCGGTCTTCATCAAAGGCCATAAGAAACGCACTGAAGACAGCCAATATATCCGCCCGGCTCAGGGTGGATGAGATAATATCCTCCGAACTCAAGAAAAACAGCAAGCCTTCCAGGCCGGCAGCCAAGGCCTCGGCGTAG
- a CDS encoding ribonuclease HI family protein — protein sequence MKTKKPVREAVIFSDGASSGNPGPAGIGVVVIIGDKKITLSEPIGNATNNVAEYRALIRGLETALKHRAEAVKICLDSELIVRQLTGIYRVKNEGLIPLYKKVCAILEKFKGYNITHIPRAENSEADSLAKKAFQRVNR from the coding sequence TTGAAGACAAAGAAACCAGTCAGGGAAGCCGTTATCTTTTCTGATGGGGCCTCAAGCGGCAATCCCGGTCCGGCAGGCATAGGGGTTGTTGTAATTATCGGCGATAAAAAGATTACCCTCTCGGAGCCGATAGGTAATGCCACAAACAATGTGGCAGAGTACAGGGCCCTGATCAGGGGGCTTGAGACAGCGCTTAAGCACAGGGCCGAAGCGGTGAAGATATGTCTTGATTCTGAACTGATTGTCAGACAGTTGACCGGCATCTACAGGGTGAAGAACGAAGGGCTTATCCCGTTATATAAAAAAGTGTGCGCCATCCTCGAAAAGTTTAAAGGTTATAATATAACTCACATTCCCCGTGCAGAAAACAGCGAAGCCGATTCCCTGGCAAAGAAGGCTTTTCAAAGAGTCAACCGTTAA
- a CDS encoding C4-type zinc ribbon domain-containing protein, producing MKEELKLLVALQEIDSVILRKRLELKKAPEEIKRYQGPLSESEKAYRREKEKYEVVEKKKKQKELEVREVDDRIEKLKSRMSDIKTNKEYQARLKEIEAIEKERSRLEDEILYMMEELDEVSGGLKEAERRIEDEKKRLQSLQKELDDKRDLIEKELAELKEQREALVRKIPAGLYTRYMDVFQKSSGLSVVEAKDERCLGCYMSIPPQIYVEIKTSEELMQCPQCGRFLYRKETAAGEAQEQGKGSKNSD from the coding sequence ATGAAAGAGGAACTCAAGCTTCTTGTTGCCCTTCAGGAGATAGATTCTGTAATCCTCCGGAAGAGACTTGAACTAAAAAAGGCACCCGAAGAGATCAAGCGTTACCAGGGACCTTTAAGCGAGTCTGAAAAGGCGTACAGGAGGGAGAAAGAAAAGTACGAGGTTGTTGAAAAGAAGAAAAAACAGAAAGAGCTTGAGGTCAGGGAGGTCGACGACAGGATTGAGAAGCTAAAATCGAGAATGTCGGATATAAAGACCAACAAGGAATACCAGGCCCGTCTGAAAGAGATCGAAGCCATTGAGAAGGAAAGGTCAAGGCTGGAAGACGAGATCCTCTATATGATGGAAGAGCTTGATGAGGTATCTGGGGGACTGAAAGAGGCGGAAAGGCGGATAGAGGATGAGAAGAAGCGGCTTCAGTCCCTGCAGAAAGAACTGGATGACAAAAGGGATTTGATCGAAAAGGAACTTGCAGAGCTGAAGGAGCAAAGAGAAGCGCTTGTCAGAAAGATTCCCGCAGGCCTTTATACCAGATACATGGATGTTTTTCAGAAATCAAGCGGCCTGTCCGTGGTTGAGGCAAAGGATGAGAGATGCCTCGGATGTTATATGAGTATCCCCCCCCAGATCTACGTTGAGATAAAGACGTCGGAAGAGCTTATGCAATGTCCTCAATGCGGCAGGTTCCTGTACCGTAAGGAGACAGCTGCCGGGGAAGCACAGGAGCAAGGCAAAGGCAGCAAGAATTCAGATTGA
- a CDS encoding response regulator, producing MVRNERRELTCAFCGFTLGTDNLWEGRRRSSGTYALIAEDSKFTRTLLKELILKKALASEVVAVSNGLELVSEYSKLLSADIQVRFAIIDLNMPVMDGLTAARTLRTLEEKKKKKKVPILFFSGIKADEGLKRQMELLAPANYVNKGADPDTKVLVRRVEGLLNFISQHYQSA from the coding sequence GTGGTAAGAAACGAGAGAAGGGAACTAACCTGTGCCTTTTGTGGCTTTACACTGGGTACGGATAATCTATGGGAAGGTAGAAGGAGATCATCAGGTACGTATGCACTTATTGCAGAGGACTCAAAATTCACAAGGACCCTGCTGAAAGAATTAATATTGAAGAAGGCGTTAGCCAGTGAGGTTGTTGCAGTCTCCAACGGCCTTGAACTCGTTTCGGAATATTCGAAACTTCTGTCCGCTGATATCCAGGTCAGATTTGCAATAATCGACCTTAATATGCCGGTGATGGATGGTCTTACTGCTGCAAGGACCCTCAGGACACTCGAGGAAAAAAAGAAGAAAAAGAAGGTGCCGATACTCTTTTTCTCAGGAATCAAGGCTGACGAAGGTCTTAAGAGGCAGATGGAACTTCTTGCCCCTGCCAATTATGTCAACAAGGGGGCAGACCCTGATACGAAGGTGCTTGTTCGCAGGGTGGAGGGACTCCTGAATTTTATATCTCAGCACTATCAGAGTGCCTGA
- the dnaG gene encoding DNA primase produces the protein MDLSNVVDEIKTRLDIVDLLSGYIDLKRAGQNFKALCPFHTEKTPSFVVSPDKQIFHCFGCNAGGDVVTFIMKYENLSFPEAVRALAERAGITIEQESVRSSATTTLRKRLIEMHKEACAFYESELGRNAQARDYLKKRGLSDETIGVFAIGFAPGGNQLLKFLKTKGYAESDILASGLCKETERGKMDTFRNRVVFPISNVRGEVIAFGGRILIDNTRAPKYLNSPETILFKKSSELFGLNLAKTDIRKRGYVIMMEGYLDVITAHQHGIRNCVAPLGTALTEAQAKKLKALTKKILLVFDSDDAGVKASVRALSLLYEDGFVAKVLLLPPGDDPDTFLRKKGRDAFQRKFRDVMGLVDFYLSLSGERVDIVRDLILIISRVTDGIIRSDLIREVSEKTGLSEQFLREELNLLRKKPGLSRNDKKSAEPMSAEKFLLGVYLSYPEHVHLIRESITPAEIEDKSVRAIFEKLYFSSVSKLEEVTAKLSEQELAIVTGATMGLNIDGEEVEKNIRDCIRTIRNKKLKRRLRDLEMEIRIAENRGEGHLINNLQDQMNLLIKEGGADEGVF, from the coding sequence ATGGATCTAAGCAATGTTGTTGATGAGATCAAGACTCGCCTTGATATCGTAGACCTGCTTTCCGGGTATATTGATCTGAAGAGGGCAGGGCAGAATTTTAAGGCCCTCTGTCCGTTTCATACTGAAAAGACGCCCTCTTTTGTTGTAAGTCCTGATAAACAGATATTTCATTGTTTTGGCTGTAATGCCGGTGGAGATGTTGTTACATTTATCATGAAGTATGAAAACCTCTCTTTTCCCGAGGCGGTCAGAGCACTTGCCGAGAGGGCCGGAATCACGATTGAGCAGGAATCCGTCAGGTCATCTGCAACCACGACACTGAGGAAGAGGCTTATAGAGATGCACAAGGAGGCCTGTGCCTTTTATGAGAGTGAGCTGGGCAGGAACGCACAGGCAAGGGATTATCTCAAAAAGAGGGGGCTTTCGGATGAGACGATCGGGGTGTTTGCAATAGGGTTTGCCCCCGGCGGAAACCAGCTCCTGAAATTCCTGAAGACAAAGGGATATGCGGAGAGCGATATACTTGCCTCAGGGCTGTGTAAGGAGACGGAGCGGGGGAAGATGGATACCTTCAGAAACAGGGTTGTCTTTCCGATATCCAATGTCCGGGGAGAGGTGATCGCGTTCGGTGGGCGAATACTTATTGACAATACCCGCGCCCCCAAGTATCTGAACTCACCTGAGACCATCCTTTTTAAGAAATCTTCCGAGCTCTTTGGTCTTAACCTTGCAAAGACGGATATAAGAAAGCGGGGGTATGTAATCATGATGGAGGGGTATCTGGATGTTATCACCGCCCATCAGCACGGAATAAGGAATTGCGTGGCCCCCCTTGGAACTGCACTCACAGAGGCCCAGGCAAAAAAACTGAAGGCACTGACAAAGAAAATACTGCTTGTTTTTGACTCGGATGATGCAGGAGTTAAGGCCTCGGTGAGGGCCCTTTCCCTGCTGTATGAGGATGGTTTTGTTGCAAAGGTATTATTGCTGCCGCCGGGAGACGATCCTGACACGTTTTTGAGGAAGAAGGGACGGGATGCCTTTCAGCGGAAATTCAGGGATGTTATGGGTCTTGTTGACTTCTACCTCTCTCTTTCCGGGGAAAGGGTTGACATTGTGAGGGATTTAATACTTATAATTTCCAGGGTGACGGACGGTATAATAAGGAGCGATTTAATCAGGGAGGTATCGGAAAAAACAGGGCTTTCAGAGCAGTTTTTGAGGGAGGAACTGAATCTCCTGAGGAAGAAACCCGGGCTGTCCCGTAATGATAAAAAAAGCGCCGAGCCAATGTCTGCTGAAAAATTCCTCCTGGGTGTATACCTTTCTTATCCGGAGCATGTCCATCTGATAAGAGAGAGTATCACACCGGCTGAGATTGAAGACAAGAGTGTTAGGGCTATATTTGAGAAACTTTATTTTTCGTCAGTCTCAAAGCTTGAGGAAGTTACGGCAAAACTGAGCGAGCAAGAGTTGGCCATCGTTACAGGGGCAACCATGGGACTCAATATTGATGGAGAGGAGGTTGAAAAAAACATAAGGGATTGCATAAGAACCATCAGGAATAAAAAACTTAAGAGAAGACTCAGGGATCTGGAGATGGAGATCAGGATTGCTGAAAACAGGGGTGAGGGACACCTCATTAATAACCTGCAGGATCAGATGAATCTCCTGATCAAGGAGGGGGGGGCGGATGAAGGAGTATTTTGA
- a CDS encoding acylphosphatase produces MKNLRAHLYIEGLVQGVFFRAFVMELALRLGLKGWVRNLPDGRVEAVFEGKGEDVEKAIVECYKGSPAAHVTNIDVAWEPYKGEFTVFEIRY; encoded by the coding sequence ATGAAGAATCTAAGGGCGCATCTCTATATTGAAGGGCTTGTTCAGGGTGTTTTTTTCAGGGCGTTTGTAATGGAGCTTGCCCTGAGGTTAGGTCTCAAGGGATGGGTAAGGAACCTCCCTGACGGGAGAGTGGAGGCAGTTTTTGAGGGAAAAGGGGAGGACGTTGAGAAAGCGATAGTAGAATGTTATAAGGGGTCTCCTGCTGCTCACGTCACCAATATAGACGTTGCCTGGGAGCCTTACAAGGGTGAGTTCACGGTTTTTGAGATAAGATACTGA
- a CDS encoding slipin family protein, giving the protein MIFPPQFLSFVFIVVVVLYFLASSIKILKEYERGVVFRLGRIIPVKGPGLVIIWPIIDKLVRVSLRTITMDVPSQDVITRDNVTVKVNAVVYFRVMDPIKAVTAIEDYYFGTSQMAQTTLRSVLGQSQLDELLSKRDAINAELQRIIDFQTEPWGIKVTAVEVKNVDLPVEMQRAIAKQAEAERERRAKVIHAEGEFQAAQKLADAAKIIATEPATLQLRFLQTLTEISSEKNSTIIFPVPIDLIKPFLEKRNS; this is encoded by the coding sequence ATGATTTTCCCACCGCAGTTTTTAAGCTTTGTCTTTATTGTAGTAGTTGTTCTTTACTTCCTTGCAAGCTCTATCAAGATCCTCAAGGAGTATGAGAGGGGTGTGGTCTTCAGGCTTGGACGTATTATTCCGGTAAAAGGGCCGGGCCTTGTGATTATATGGCCGATAATCGATAAACTTGTCAGGGTCAGTCTCAGGACAATAACAATGGATGTGCCTTCGCAGGATGTTATAACAAGGGATAATGTTACGGTTAAAGTCAATGCTGTTGTATATTTCAGGGTGATGGACCCTATAAAGGCAGTGACTGCAATCGAGGACTACTATTTTGGTACGAGCCAGATGGCCCAGACAACACTCCGGAGCGTTCTCGGACAAAGTCAGCTTGATGAACTGCTCTCCAAGAGGGATGCCATCAATGCGGAACTGCAACGGATCATAGATTTTCAGACAGAACCGTGGGGTATAAAGGTAACGGCCGTTGAGGTGAAGAATGTTGACCTTCCTGTAGAGATGCAGAGGGCTATTGCAAAACAGGCAGAGGCTGAAAGGGAGCGCAGGGCAAAGGTAATCCATGCAGAAGGTGAATTCCAGGCTGCTCAGAAACTTGCAGATGCTGCAAAGATCATTGCAACCGAACCGGCCACACTGCAGTTGAGATTTCTCCAGACGCTGACGGAGATATCTTCTGAAAAGAATTCAACGATCATCTTCCCTGTTCCTATTGACCTGATAAAGCCTTTTCTTGAAAAGAGGAACTCCTAA
- the rpmF gene encoding 50S ribosomal protein L32 produces the protein MANPKSRHSRCRRDRRRANWKGTILSLMKCPECGELKLPHRVCTSCGIYNDRKVIAVIEKTEI, from the coding sequence ATGGCAAATCCTAAATCCAGACACTCAAGGTGTCGCAGAGACAGGAGAAGGGCAAACTGGAAGGGAACGATTCTCTCCCTTATGAAATGCCCTGAATGCGGGGAACTCAAGCTGCCTCACAGGGTATGTACAAGCTGCGGCATATATAATGACAGAAAAGTCATAGCGGTTATTGAAAAAACAGAAATATGA
- a CDS encoding beta-ketoacyl-ACP synthase III codes for MLKARITGTGLYVPKKVLTNLDIEKMVDTSDQWIRERTGIRERRIAANEEAASDLALMASNEALKSAGLKARKLDLIIVATVSGDMPLPSTACLLQHRIGAKKAAAFDVNAACSGFIYALSTADAYIRAGIYKRVLVVGSEVLSRITDWTDRSTCVLLGDGAGAVVLEATDGDRGILSVKLNADGSMWDLLHIPAGGSRMPATEKTVKEGLHYMKMRGNETFKVAVRTLEKLVLSTLKEHKLKPEDISLLIPHQANLRIISATAKRLGLGLEKVMINLDRYGNTSAASIPIALDEAVRSGRVREGDYIILEAFGGGLTWASALIKW; via the coding sequence TTGTTAAAGGCCAGGATCACTGGAACCGGTCTATACGTTCCCAAAAAGGTTCTAACAAACCTTGACATTGAAAAAATGGTGGATACCTCTGACCAATGGATCAGGGAGAGGACCGGCATAAGGGAAAGGCGGATCGCTGCAAACGAAGAGGCTGCGTCAGACCTTGCATTGATGGCATCAAACGAGGCCCTCAAATCTGCGGGTCTGAAGGCAAGAAAGCTGGACCTCATAATTGTTGCCACAGTAAGTGGTGACATGCCACTGCCCTCCACCGCCTGTCTACTTCAGCACAGGATAGGCGCAAAAAAGGCTGCAGCCTTTGACGTAAATGCCGCCTGTTCCGGTTTTATATACGCCCTCTCAACAGCTGATGCATACATTCGGGCAGGAATATACAAGAGAGTACTTGTAGTTGGTTCCGAGGTGCTATCACGGATTACCGACTGGACGGACAGGAGCACCTGCGTGCTGCTTGGTGACGGGGCAGGCGCTGTAGTCCTTGAGGCAACAGACGGTGACAGGGGAATACTCTCTGTCAAGCTTAATGCCGATGGTTCGATGTGGGACCTTCTCCATATACCGGCCGGAGGATCGAGAATGCCTGCAACTGAGAAGACGGTAAAAGAGGGGCTGCACTATATGAAGATGAGGGGGAACGAGACATTCAAGGTAGCTGTAAGGACACTGGAAAAACTCGTGCTGAGCACCCTGAAAGAACATAAATTAAAACCCGAGGACATCTCTCTGCTCATCCCCCACCAGGCAAACCTCAGGATAATCAGTGCCACGGCAAAGAGACTCGGGCTGGGGCTTGAGAAGGTAATGATCAATCTTGACCGCTATGGCAACACCTCTGCCGCCTCAATCCCCATAGCCCTTGATGAGGCCGTCAGGTCGGGCAGGGTCAGAGAGGGTGATTATATCATCCTTGAGGCCTTTGGCGGTGGATTGACATGGGCCTCTGCATTGATAAAATGGTAG
- the rpoD gene encoding RNA polymerase sigma factor RpoD, whose amino-acid sequence MKEYFDFYEDSIYDSNGSGLRPEEKELYEEEETEQGVKEEHDPLRSYMKEMGAVPLLTREGEVEIAREVERRKQQLTMATFSVPLILKKLIILGELIEGGEAPLGEIVQTEGDESEEDLLVRKRGFFKHTEKVRELFNKRMQLLGELSREGRREKVIRELKNNRKDVYAEIKNLNLKDCTVNAFADELRRLSDLLTQNHRELMLIKRRLRKRNIGIPPEEDIYKYPEKVQGILREYLLKQEEIAAMEKEVGMESPQLRHVLRAIQKADKTIHEVKSRLVEANLRLVISIAKRYIGKGLSFSDLIQEGNIGLMRAVDKFEYRRGYKFSTYATWWIRQAITRAIADQSRTIRIPVHMIETINKVTKSSRELVQEFGREPSEEEIARKIDMPEARVKEILKIAKEPISLESPVGDDEDGQLRDFIEDTLMSSPLDEAIHGDLRRNIERVLMSLNPKEAEVIRKRYGLDGSNFPHTLEQVGKSMEVTRERVRQIEVKAIRKLKHPSRSRWLKSFIERT is encoded by the coding sequence ATGAAGGAGTATTTTGATTTTTACGAAGATTCCATATATGATTCAAATGGTTCGGGTCTGAGACCTGAAGAGAAGGAGCTGTATGAAGAGGAGGAGACAGAGCAGGGGGTAAAAGAGGAGCATGACCCGTTAAGGTCCTATATGAAAGAGATGGGGGCTGTCCCTCTTCTGACAAGGGAGGGGGAAGTGGAGATTGCAAGAGAGGTGGAGAGGCGTAAGCAACAGCTGACCATGGCTACATTTTCCGTTCCTCTGATTCTGAAGAAATTGATAATCCTTGGTGAATTGATAGAAGGTGGAGAAGCGCCCCTGGGGGAGATAGTCCAGACAGAAGGTGATGAGAGTGAAGAGGACCTGCTGGTCAGGAAGAGGGGGTTTTTTAAACATACCGAGAAGGTAAGGGAACTTTTCAACAAAAGGATGCAGCTCCTTGGAGAACTGAGCAGGGAGGGCAGGAGGGAAAAGGTTATCCGTGAGTTGAAGAACAACAGGAAAGACGTTTATGCGGAGATCAAGAACCTGAATCTGAAGGATTGTACTGTTAATGCCTTTGCAGATGAATTGAGGAGATTAAGTGACCTGCTGACCCAGAATCACAGGGAACTCATGCTGATAAAGAGGAGACTCAGGAAGAGGAATATCGGGATTCCGCCGGAAGAGGATATTTATAAATATCCTGAAAAGGTGCAGGGTATATTGAGAGAGTATTTACTGAAGCAGGAGGAGATTGCCGCGATGGAGAAAGAGGTCGGCATGGAAAGTCCGCAACTCAGACACGTGCTCAGGGCAATCCAGAAGGCTGACAAGACCATACACGAGGTCAAATCGAGGCTTGTTGAGGCCAACCTCAGGCTCGTCATAAGCATTGCAAAGAGATATATCGGCAAGGGGCTTAGTTTCTCGGACCTCATTCAGGAGGGCAACATAGGATTGATGAGGGCCGTGGACAAGTTTGAATACAGGCGGGGGTATAAGTTCAGTACTTACGCCACATGGTGGATCAGACAGGCTATAACAAGGGCTATTGCCGATCAATCCCGTACAATAAGAATACCCGTGCACATGATAGAGACCATAAACAAGGTTACAAAGAGTTCGAGGGAACTCGTCCAGGAGTTTGGGAGAGAGCCTTCCGAGGAAGAAATTGCCCGGAAAATAGACATGCCGGAGGCGAGGGTAAAGGAGATACTCAAGATTGCCAAGGAACCGATATCCCTTGAATCCCCAGTTGGTGATGATGAGGACGGACAGCTCAGGGATTTTATTGAGGATACCCTGATGTCATCCCCCCTTGATGAAGCCATTCACGGGGACCTGAGAAGGAACATCGAGCGGGTGCTTATGAGCCTGAACCCGAAAGAGGCCGAGGTTATAAGGAAGCGATACGGCCTTGACGGTTCTAACTTTCCTCATACCCTTGAGCAGGTTGGCAAGTCCATGGAAGTAACCCGTGAGAGGGTGCGGCAGATAGAGGTTAAGGCTATAAGGAAATTGAAACACCCCTCAAGAAGCAGGTGGCTTAAGTCTTTTATAGAAAGAACTTGA
- a CDS encoding nodulation protein NfeD → MVITVQGVINPVSSEYIEKSIEEANEQGMEALVIELDTPGGLDTSMRSIIKVINGSEVPVVVYVAPSGARAASAGVFITMAAHIAAMAPGTNIGAAHPVGIGGKMDKTMVEKVTNDAVAYIKSIAERRGRNVKWAEDAVRKSVSVTAREALKLGVIDLVSKDLKSLLDSIDGTKVQTPEGEKVLHTRGASVVRKEMGLRLKILATISNPNIAYILMLLGFYGLFFEFTNPGSIFPGVVGGICLILAFYAFQTLPVNYAGLLLIILAVILFVLEVKITSGGILTIGGIISMFIGSIMLFESPGSLIKLSIYLIVPAVLITAFFFSVTVGLAVKAWKRKPVTGVEGLIGLEGVAHTDIFDDGMALVHGEYWRAYSDEPVKKGEKVIVESVSGLRIKVRKEERK, encoded by the coding sequence ATGGTCATAACCGTTCAGGGTGTCATAAACCCTGTCTCCTCTGAATATATAGAGAAGAGTATTGAAGAGGCGAATGAGCAGGGGATGGAGGCGCTTGTGATTGAACTGGATACGCCGGGAGGCCTCGACACCTCCATGAGGTCAATTATAAAGGTCATAAACGGCAGTGAGGTGCCTGTGGTGGTTTATGTGGCTCCATCAGGGGCGAGGGCTGCCTCGGCTGGTGTCTTTATTACGATGGCCGCACATATTGCGGCAATGGCCCCGGGTACCAATATAGGTGCTGCCCACCCTGTTGGAATCGGTGGCAAGATGGACAAGACCATGGTTGAGAAGGTAACAAATGACGCAGTGGCCTATATAAAATCCATTGCTGAAAGGCGCGGCAGGAATGTAAAATGGGCAGAGGATGCCGTAAGAAAGAGTGTCTCCGTCACTGCCCGCGAGGCACTGAAACTCGGTGTGATAGACCTTGTGAGCAAGGACCTTAAAAGTCTTCTTGACAGTATTGACGGTACGAAGGTGCAGACACCGGAAGGAGAGAAGGTGCTGCATACCAGGGGGGCTTCAGTTGTAAGGAAAGAGATGGGCCTGAGGCTGAAGATACTTGCTACAATAAGCAATCCCAATATTGCCTATATCCTGATGCTCCTCGGTTTCTATGGCCTCTTCTTTGAATTCACAAACCCGGGCTCGATATTTCCGGGTGTGGTTGGCGGAATATGCCTTATACTTGCCTTTTATGCATTTCAGACCTTGCCCGTCAATTATGCCGGGCTTCTTCTCATTATCCTCGCCGTAATTCTCTTTGTTCTGGAGGTAAAGATAACATCCGGTGGAATACTGACCATTGGTGGTATAATATCCATGTTTATAGGCTCTATAATGCTGTTTGAAAGTCCGGGGTCTTTAATTAAACTCTCCATATACCTTATTGTGCCGGCAGTCCTTATAACGGCCTTCTTTTTCTCTGTAACCGTTGGTCTTGCGGTAAAGGCCTGGAAGAGAAAGCCCGTAACAGGAGTTGAGGGTCTTATAGGGCTTGAGGGGGTTGCCCATACAGATATATTTGATGATGGTATGGCACTTGTTCACGGAGAATACTGGAGGGCATACAGTGATGAGCCGGTTAAAAAGGGAGAGAAGGTGATCGTTGAGTCTGTTTCGGGACTCAGAATAAAAGTCAGAAAGGAGGAGAGGAAATGA
- a CDS encoding DUF177 domain-containing protein, with product MKIIVSEIEEHGIDLDFSESLSQNSLLESIGPVTAHFRINRRGEEVRIEGDIQGRVALQCSRCLINFQKELSLNIDLLYHPAAEVAKEETYEVSRDEINIGFYSNDEIDITQVIREQLILNLPMKALCDETCKGLCPVCGADLNLQRCECKYEYIDPRLKSLKKLLSK from the coding sequence ATGAAGATAATTGTTTCCGAAATAGAAGAACACGGGATAGACCTGGATTTCTCTGAAAGTCTCTCCCAAAACTCCCTGCTTGAATCCATAGGCCCTGTTACTGCTCACTTTCGGATAAACAGGCGGGGAGAAGAAGTCAGGATTGAGGGTGACATTCAGGGCAGGGTGGCACTTCAGTGCAGCAGATGCCTGATAAACTTTCAGAAGGAGCTGTCTCTCAATATTGACCTGTTATACCACCCCGCAGCAGAGGTGGCAAAAGAAGAGACTTACGAGGTCTCCAGAGATGAGATCAATATAGGTTTTTACAGCAACGATGAGATTGATATCACTCAGGTGATAAGAGAACAACTGATTCTCAATCTACCCATGAAGGCATTGTGTGATGAAACATGCAAGGGACTCTGTCCTGTATGTGGTGCTGACTTGAACCTCCAGAGATGCGAATGCAAGTATGAGTACATTGATCCGAGACTGAAGAGTTTAAAGAAACTCTTATCCAAATAG